A single Syntrophomonadaceae bacterium DNA region contains:
- a CDS encoding transposase — translation MRQSKNILTDKEMELVRLLMQDCQSTGDIQSKLKRLFAGTIEQMLEAEMEEHLGYEKHSIKGNNSGNSRNGYNRKTIISDYG, via the coding sequence ATGAGACAATCAAAAAACATTCTCACGGACAAGGAAATGGAGCTGGTCCGTCTGCTAATGCAGGACTGCCAAAGCACGGGTGACATTCAGTCGAAGTTAAAACGTCTTTTTGCCGGAACAATAGAGCAGATGCTGGAAGCCGAGATGGAGGAGCATCTGGGATATGAAAAGCACAGCATCAAAGGAAACAATTCAGGGAATTCCCGCAACGGTTACAACCGCAAGACCATCATCAGCGATTACGG